From the genome of Chitinispirillales bacterium ANBcel5, one region includes:
- a CDS encoding rubredoxin: MKKYVCNACGYVYDPEVGDPDNGVAAGTAFEDIPDDWVCPECGVGKDEFSPE, encoded by the coding sequence GTGAAAAAATATGTTTGCAATGCATGTGGCTATGTGTATGATCCAGAAGTAGGTGATCCTGATAATGGTGTTGCCGCGGGAACTGCTTTTGAGGATATTCCCGATGACTGGGTGTGCCCGGAATGTGGTGTTGGAAAAGATGAGTTTTCTCCTGAATAA